Part of the Vigna unguiculata cultivar IT97K-499-35 chromosome 3, ASM411807v1, whole genome shotgun sequence genome, tcttaagaaaattaaaatttaacatgtGACATTAATCTTAGCACCATTTGATCAAACAAACAgcaaagataaattaaattatttaaaaaaaaataaaaactaaattaagacaaataaaaaattaaaaattaaattgatactATCTAATATCTAACAAATTCAAtgaccaaaagaataatttaatcaatttttttcatcaaacttacaaattatattaaaacttaaGTTACGAGATAGTAAATATTTCCTTTTCCTATCACCATGCTTCTCATAATTCTATTTGTGtcttatttatcatttttgttCCTCTCGCCATTCGACTTTTTTGAGACTTGAAATTTAAttagtatatattaattatattagacTTTACTCTAATAAAAAGTGAAACTGGTGACTGTCATTTATATCCTTAAAAAAGTTTGATATTTTTCACttagttaatttattatatatatttggagCATCTTGaaagaaacaatatttttaagtaaattgTAGTGTCTGTAAAGTTGTTGAATCCTAAATAAAAGGTCTATGATAAGATAACAcacttatatttatttgtaatgaaaaaaatgaagaataataTGTGGAGTGAAGTAGAAGTGTGTGAAAGTATATTTTTCCTAAATAAAATCCAGAGACATTGGAGAGTGGTTgagaatgaaattttttattaacaagaaTGGGAGAAGCGTAAGTATGTATAATATagtttcttctatttttttggtGACACAATCCTATAGCAAGTTGTTCCACCCCACTGTAGTTAGTGCAAGAATACaacaaattgagattaaataatgtttttaaaaattaaggaacaggaaggtaaaaaaaaagaaaaaaaaagaaaaaaaacattacaattgATCAAAACGAGGAACACCATCAAGTTTATTGTCCAGTGTGCCTAAAGAAGATGAGGAACACCATGAAAATGGAAGGAAAGGTTTAATTGTACAAGCCTTGCGTAGAGGGCACTCCCGTGCTCTGAACCCATGAGCCTCTCAAGAAAACGCCAGGGGTGAACTGGGTAGCCTCATCCTTGGTGATGGTTTTGTAACCAGGCCATTTCACCCTGGCGGAGGTGGAAGCACCGGGTCCTGTGTTCTCGAACTCAGCATAGTACAACGTTTTGAGAGCGAAATCACCGTTCCAAGCTGTCCATCCATCAGGGTGAATGACGTCACCGATTTCTGATTCCATCACAATGGTTCTGGAGTACTCCTTCCATGGCCTTCCGAGGTAGCTCCTGATCTTGCTCTTCACCGGGATCAGTGCCTCGTCGGCTTTGATTGTGCACCTCTGCAGCACAATTCCAGTCGCTTGCTGCTTGTCCACTCTCCCCTGAGCCGTCACCATGTTCTGCTGGTTGTCGTTTGGCTTCCTCACGATCAGGATGCAGTTCTGGAGCACCACCGCCGCATCGCCGAAGATGAAGTCGATTGTCCCCGTCACGATGCAACTCCTGTAGAATTGTCTGTGAGCATGGGTGTATAGAGTGTCTTGGTACCCCTCGAAACGACAGTTCGCAAACACCACACGATCTGCCTGCACTCTCGCCGCCACTGCTTGATGCCCGTCAGGCCCTGCGGTGTTTCTCACACCCATTGCCATGCCTATGAATCCCTCTCCCTCCACCACTGTATGTACCCAAACAAGTTATTAAATTAgccaatttaaataatatgcttcttgttaattaattaattaattaattactcatcgatgcatgcatgcatgcgtAAGCGTACCAAAAGTTGCAGTGAGGAAAGTCCTCACTCCGTCCCTGAAGTTTTTGTTGCCGGTGACGATGGTCTTTTGGGATCCATCACCGTACATGGTTATGTTTACCATTTTCTTTGTAATCTTCACTATCTCGTCGTATATTCCTTCTTTGACGTAAATCACATACCTGCATTTTCCGATATGTACATGAGAAAAAGCATTAAAATGTTATATGAGGAAGCATGAGAAGGTGGTGGTTTTTATACCGTCCTTCAAACTTTTCAGGGATAGCATTGACAGCTTCGTTGATGGTTTTGAATTTTCCGCTGCCATCTTTTGCGACGGTGACATTAGGTGCAGGTTTGTTGTCGACGGCCTTCAAGATCCTGCGGTCATCGTTGGGGAGCCAATAGGGAAAGTCATCGGCTGGGTCGAGAGAAGCGGCGGGGGAGTTGGAGAACTGAGAAAGCAAGGATCGGCCGGATGATGAGGCGGCGTTGGCGGCTGTTTCGAATGTAGAAAGAGCCGATGCGAGCTGAGAGATAATGGCAAGGGAGTTGCTGATGAATTCCTTGGAATCGTTCATGAGATTTTGAAGTTCAGTCTTGATGTTTCCCTCGGGGAAGCCATCAATGCAGGTCTGTTGGAAGGAGATGACAGCACTGAGCCAGCTGTTGAGATCGGGACTCTTGTCAGTGACATTTTTTAGCTCAGTTTTGGATAGTTCAGAGATGGTGGTTGCGATGTCATCCTTGGCATCCTCAAACAGCTTCTTGCAATCCTCGAACGCTCCTTTCTCTTCATCAGTGTCGAACTTCATCGTATTGGTCTTGTTGAAGGCCTTGGAAACCTCTTCCTCTGCGAGCTTCACGTAGGCCTTGAGAAGGTCTTTGGGTTCGGAGAGCTTGGAGTCTTTCTCCATGGCCTTGTTCAGAGGCTCCTCACACTTGTCCTTGAAATCAGCGGAGCTGCACACCATTTTCACTAGCTTCTCCGTGTGCGCCACCTCCCCCTTGGGGGAGTCATCTTCAGCCTTTGCAGGTGGTGAATGGCTAGTACGTGCCTTGTTGGTGCTCTTGGCATTGGCATTGGTATTGCCATTGCCATTTCCAGTGTCATCATTCTTAACCACGACGAAGAGAACTGCACCGATCATGCCGACGAGGACGATGGTAGAAACCACGCCGATCATGATCCTCTTCCTCATCCTTTGCTTCTTCTCATTTCTCCGCCGCTCTGAGATGAGGTCAAAATCCTGAAACGCCATTGTGTGAGAGTTTCTCTAAGGCAGAGGATTTCAGGTCTCTGCCTTAGCTTCAAATTGAAACCACTCGCGGAGAAGAAAGGTAGAAAGATATCCAAGGTACGCTTTGCCTTGACTCCTTTTTACACCTTGTCTGTGTTTCATCGCTTCCAACTTTAATGTTTTTTCTCTCCATCCGAGAGTGGACGAGAGACGTTTCAGCTCTTTCCATTTCACTGTCAACCCTCCAAATAACGTGTGATGCTGCACTTTCTCCTCATTTCCACCTTCTTCCCCGCCATTTTTAGAATCGCTTCCTCTCTCCTTTTCCAATCCTAGGATCATCTTTGCCTCTCTAACCCACCCTAAATTTCGGACAATTTAACCTCATTGCCTGtccattttttgaaaataaaaaaaaaaaactgaaaatgttacttttacaatacaattttaagaataatcattcattttattttttaattttagctGTTTGGCATACATAAGGCAGAGAAACCACACGTAGCAGCTTGGTTCAAGTACCTTTTATCATAGACGTTTATGATAAAACATTGAACTTAGATAATACAAATACATGTAATGTTTCAATTCCAGCTTTTTCATTTTACACATGCAAAGGCCACGTGAACAAGATAAAGGCCTAAATGTTATTTAAGTTCTCACACACATCGTCCCTCTCTGGTTCagtagataaaaattaaatcccATTGTCATAAGGGAATGATGTAGACCCTAGCCAAGCGTCACCAATGATAAATTCCGAAACTGAGAAGTTGTAGGCACTGTCGTAATCCATTAAATGGTACCCAGCCCAATCTACTCTGTTATCAGTCCCCGAACCAGGCCCATAATTGGAATACTCTCCATAATACAAAGTGTCCAAGCCTTCGTCATTGGACCACCGGGTCCACCCCTCTGCCTCAATAAATGCATCGATGTAGGATTCAAGATACACAGTACGAGAATAAACCCTCCACGGTCTTCCTAGGTAGCTCTTGACACTACCAGAATCAGAGTACAGGTCTGTGGTAGCTAGAATGGAGCAGTTTTGGATTGAAATACCGGTGTCCTCATCAGGGGAATCTCTGGACTGTGCAGTGATGACAGTGAATTGGCCTGGCATTGGCATTCTAGACACAATGTTGCATGCTTGTAAAACCACCGCTGCATTCCCAAATATGTAATCTATGGTTCCAAAAATCTCACACTCTCTGTAGAACTGTCTAAAGGAATGAACATAAAGAGTGTCTTGGTAACCATACATGGCACATCTGTAAAAAGCAGTGAAATCTGCATTCACTCTCAGCGCAACTGCTTGATGCTTCTCTGGCCCTGCCTTGTTCTCGAAACCAATATCACGTGCAAGAAAACCCTCTCCAGAGACCGCTGATAAACAAAGACACGcaatttccattttatgttgATAATCTATATTGATACAGCATGTTAATAGTTCAGGGTTTACCCAGAGTTGCAGATCTGAAAGTGGTCCAGCCATCAATGACACTTCTGCTGCCGGTGATAACAGTGACATCCTTTCCATCGCCAAGCAGAACAATATTGGTCTTATAACTTGGGATTTCAACATTTTCCTCGTAAGTCCCTTCTTTGACATAGATTACTGTCCTACCGACGCTGTTGTTTGGAGCAAAGTTGATAGCCTCAGTGATGGTGCTGAACTTCCCCGTTCCATCTGCAGCTACAACAAGCACCCCATCGTTGCCTTTCAGGAGCCGGTGGTTTGCCCTTGACAGCCACAACAAACGCCTGTTCTTGTGTCCTTGGAAAGCCTTCTTCTCTGGCTTAGGGAGCATTGAAAGAGAGTCACTGACATGCTTGTAAGAGTTGATCACAGAATTCACCAGAACTGGCTTAAGGGTACCCGAAGCAGAATCTAAGCTCTCTAGACACGTGCCTTTGTTGGTGAGGGCTGCACTGAGGTAGGTTCTTGCATCAACTACTTTTCTGGAGTCTTGGGAACGGATCCCTGATAGCGATCGTTGTAAGGAAGCTAAGGTGGATTGTTGAAGTTCTCTGCAGTCTTGGACTGCTCCTATTTTGTTCTCTGTGATGCTTGAGTGTCCTGCATTGTTTAATAGATCAGATAGTTTTGTGGCATCAGATATTGCTGCTTGGAGGGACTGAAGAAGGGTGTTGATGATGTTTGGATTTATGTTTATCGAGATAGAAAGCTTAGATGAATCGAAGCTTACATCATGAAATAAGTTTGTTCTATTTAAGGAAGAGTGGTTTGCATGGAATGTTGGGGTTGTAAAAGCATTGGAGGACTTAACAGCTACGGCATGTGAGAAGAAGAAtgccaaaagaaggaggaaaagttTAGGAATAGCCATGAAATTACTATTACACCAACAGTAAGAAGAAAGAGGctgataaaatgaaatttggaGATGAAGGGTTTCCGTTTTTGACTCGTGATAAATAAGGCAAGTTGGTGAACATGAAAtagaaattagaattaaaaaatagcACGGGCTTCGATTTTTTAACCTTTAACATAAAGAGGGTAGACAATTGAACTACCTTTTCAAACATGGTAACATGAAAATCAGCTTGTGGCCAAAGGGGATGCATGTGGTGCACAAAAATTAACGTCTGCCGTATTAATTTTCCTATATTTCTGCTTAGGTTGGGTCACCTCTTTTGTTTTTACTCGCAGACCAACTTGGTATTATTGGCATTGACGAGCACGATGGGAAGTGAGAATGAGAAATACCCGAAAAGGAACCGTCATTTGGTTTAGAGTGATGGTTATCTATGAAGTTGATGTAGAAGTACTGAAACACGTGTCGGTGAAAGAGAATGATCTAAGAAAAGAAGACATTGCCTCCATTTTGGGTCATTCTGTTTTGGTTTTTTGTGGATAGCGGTGAAAATAATGAAAGGGTGGGTGCTCATCAAGTTCTGATTGAAGGGACCTTTGTACGTTGACAGTTCCACTTCGAGAATAACAGTTTCAATACTTTAATTCAAGAGTTTCGGTAACATCTTCCGATTCCCAGAGTAGTCAGAAACCAAGAGTGGGTCACTGCTATTAGTGAAGTACTATCAAACCATTTGACGGTGACTGATAAATAGAATAACTATGACAACGACACCTTCATGGTTTATCTCATGGCTTCAACTTTCAAGAAATGGTTACCTTTATCTTATGCAACCCCAGAGCCAAAAGTTAGTTGTATTGCTTCATTTGTTTGTTGGGGATTAGGACTGAGCAACTACTTGTTTAAATACACAGTGGTGAAGCAAGTGTTTGATATTTTGGAATTGAAAAAACttgctttttaaaattttacatacaCTGTAATGTTCAAGTTAGTCCAGATTAAAAAAGAGACTGAAGGTAAACCACAATCATCTATGATAAATTAATCAACATGACACCTCCATTAAAACTTAGTGAAGCTGCATGTGCTGTAACACAATATTGCCTCCATCTTGTTCAACAAAACTCAAATCATTAACAGTAATAAAGTCCTAATTAATTGAACTAAACACGGACCCATAAAGAACCACTTGAATAGATTATAAGTACAAGAGTGAGAGAGCGTGGCAGTGTTGCGTTAGACTTTGAATGCAGCAGTGTAGGTTACTCCAGTGGAAGGCAACCACAGATTCCCCTCAATAAACTGAGCCACTGTGAAGTTACTCACCTGGCTGGAATCATTGAATGCATGGTACCCTTTCCATTTCACACGGTTCGCTACGCCGGCACCTGAGCCAGTGTTCAGGTACTCTGCATAATACAGCGTGTCCAAAGCAAAATCTCCATTCCACTCCAACCACCCCTCTGCTCTTATCACCTCACTCATGAACGATTGCATGAAAACGGTTCGTGAGTAAGTCTTCCAGGGTCTGCCCAGATACGTTTGAGTGGTGTTGACGAGGGGTGCGAGGTCGGAGTCTGCAGTGATGTTGCAGAACTGGAACGAGAAACCCGTTGGCTCATTTGGGTCTTTTCTACCGTGTGCTGTGATCGTGTTCTTCTGATTTGGCAAGCCCTTCTTCGGTTGTATTAAGCAGTTCTGGAACACGGCGGTGGCGTCGCCGAAGATGAAGTCCACCGTGCCTGTTACTCTGCATTCTCTGAAGAATTGGCGCATGGTGTGGGTGTAGAGGCTGTCTTGGAAACCCAAAATCCCACATCGGTAGAACACAGATAGGTCTGAGTCTGATCTCAGCGCCACTGCTTGGTGCTTCTCAGGCCCTGCCGTGTTCTGAAAGGAAATGTCTCTTGCTATGAACCCTCTGCCACTCACAGCTGCACACACATTTTTAGTATCAGACATTATTAATGTCACAGATAGTTAAGAGTTTGATTCGTGAACTAcattaaatgtttttgttttgattcaAGAATTTGGTTGAACGTTTCAGTCAGTGAATAAGATGGGTTTATTGagaattttaattgtgttaaCGAGCTCATTTAATGCTAATTATGGGTTAGTTGCATACTGGATTTTGTTAGCTGGTTAGTAGCTAGTGTGATTAAATATTAAGGCCCTACTTACTGAAGGTTGTTAAATGTCGAAATTATATTTAGGCACTTACTTGCTTTGTTGGTTCAGAAGAAGTGACTGTTCCTAAAACAGAACAATTTTGACTCTATGCATTCATGTTTGTGCTGATTCATAAGGAGTTAGCTGGCAGACGTGGATTATCTTGGTTGCTTCTTGAACACTCATAAATATTTGATGTAAAATAGTGATCAACACGTATTTATTGATTCTAATGATATCGTTAATTTTTGCAAAccttaaaaaattaagatatcaAAGCCAGGCATTAACCTAGGATCATCTTCTGTACAAAATAACTTTACTACCATTTTTTGTATCGATTCAATTTATTGGAAATACAATTTTGAAAGGTTAGGACATAGTACAAGTAAAAATAAAGGATTATGTAGATTTACACCGTCTATGCTCAGTTGacttattaattaaaagatacTATACCAAATAATGTATCTTATTAGTGACCGAGTTTAGAGATAAAAAGTAActaattaaatatcaatttataaaagaagttattaataatttaaataatttttaaattgattattacaGTAAATTGGTTCCTAAcattcattacaaaaaaaagttggtttttaaatttgtgtttttagttaccaatttaaatacaaacactgaatttttgttttaagtaGTTAGTGTTaataaccaatataaaaatcaattcattataataataatttataaactattttaattataattatcttttagtttataaattaatatttaaataaattattatactaattaattattttttatcactaataaaaaaatttattataataaattgaataatgTAAGGTGGTCTCTCGTAAGCAAttacttatcttttttttttctttatcaaatcACCTTCTGCCTTTCAGTAACAATATAAAGTTCTCAATGAATTGCCAGCTAAAATATATAAggaaaaactatttttacacCAGCATATTATTTCTCTTACATCTTTGACActatgtataataataataataataatatattaaattaaaatataaatataaattaagttattgaatagaagataataaaaatgattgtaGGATGGAAGTAGAAACTATTGGGTTTCAACCTATAAACACCTAAAGAAAATTGAAAGGGTGATTCTGAGACATTTAATGCAAGCATTCAACTCCGTCTTTCACAAATTTAGAATATTCATTTTACTAGAAACGCCAAATTTTTGGAAACAACAAGTGTCATCcctatttgtaatttttaaaagtcaCCGGGAGATTTTAAGACCGAGTATTTAAATCAATCccgagaaattaaaaaaaaatcattaaaagaaTTCTTTGTTCTattgttccttttattttacATGAAAATACACTAAACcgtagtttataaaataaaaataacatataaatctTAAAACTTTATAGAATCAAATATTAAGAATGTATACATCCAGTttgtataacaaaaatataacttaAGAAAAAATTTCCAAGAGATCAGTAATCCAAtaaaatttcttatatataagCGCTAGCCTGTTAAAcgataattaaataattataaattcaaattaaaataataagatatgtttctattttttattaaaagaaataatcaaTGAGTCTTCTTGCATCCGCTAACGACAAAAACAAAAGTACGGTGAAAAAATTTCCCCTTGTCACGCACGCTTTTACCCAATTTCCCAGGCAACCAAGAT contains:
- the LOC114177564 gene encoding pectinesterase — protein: MAFQDFDLISERRRNEKKQRMRKRIMIGVVSTIVLVGMIGAVLFVVVKNDDTGNGNGNTNANAKSTNKARTSHSPPAKAEDDSPKGEVAHTEKLVKMVCSSADFKDKCEEPLNKAMEKDSKLSEPKDLLKAYVKLAEEEVSKAFNKTNTMKFDTDEEKGAFEDCKKLFEDAKDDIATTISELSKTELKNVTDKSPDLNSWLSAVISFQQTCIDGFPEGNIKTELQNLMNDSKEFISNSLAIISQLASALSTFETAANAASSSGRSLLSQFSNSPAASLDPADDFPYWLPNDDRRILKAVDNKPAPNVTVAKDGSGKFKTINEAVNAIPEKFEGRYVIYVKEGIYDEIVKITKKMVNITMYGDGSQKTIVTGNKNFRDGVRTFLTATFVVEGEGFIGMAMGVRNTAGPDGHQAVAARVQADRVVFANCRFEGYQDTLYTHAHRQFYRSCIVTGTIDFIFGDAAVVLQNCILIVRKPNDNQQNMVTAQGRVDKQQATGIVLQRCTIKADEALIPVKSKIRSYLGRPWKEYSRTIVMESEIGDVIHPDGWTAWNGDFALKTLYYAEFENTGPGASTSARVKWPGYKTITKDEATQFTPGVFLRGSWVQSTGVPSTQGLYN
- the LOC114177870 gene encoding probable pectinesterase/pectinesterase inhibitor 12, translated to MAIPKLFLLLLAFFFSHAVAVKSSNAFTTPTFHANHSSLNRTNLFHDVSFDSSKLSISININPNIINTLLQSLQAAISDATKLSDLLNNAGHSSITENKIGAVQDCRELQQSTLASLQRSLSGIRSQDSRKVVDARTYLSAALTNKGTCLESLDSASGTLKPVLVNSVINSYKHVSDSLSMLPKPEKKAFQGHKNRRLLWLSRANHRLLKGNDGVLVVAADGTGKFSTITEAINFAPNNSVGRTVIYVKEGTYEENVEIPSYKTNIVLLGDGKDVTVITGSRSVIDGWTTFRSATLAVSGEGFLARDIGFENKAGPEKHQAVALRVNADFTAFYRCAMYGYQDTLYVHSFRQFYRECEIFGTIDYIFGNAAVVLQACNIVSRMPMPGQFTVITAQSRDSPDEDTGISIQNCSILATTDLYSDSGSVKSYLGRPWRVYSRTVYLESYIDAFIEAEGWTRWSNDEGLDTLYYGEYSNYGPGSGTDNRVDWAGYHLMDYDSAYNFSVSEFIIGDAWLGSTSFPYDNGI